The following is a genomic window from Eubalaena glacialis isolate mEubGla1 chromosome 18, mEubGla1.1.hap2.+ XY, whole genome shotgun sequence.
GAGATGGCTTCCACCACAGGCACTGGCAGTGATATAACTGACAAGAGCCCTGGACAGTTGAGGAAGTGCAATGCACCTCATGAGAGTTTCTCACCTACGTGGTACTTGTCGGGAATCTCCCCGGAGTGGATGTACGATTGTACAAGGTTGACCTGCTGGCTTCCTCACAAAGGGCACTCACAGAGCTCTTCTCTGGTGTGAGTCCTAATACCTTGAACAAGGATACAGCACATTTTCTGCATTCATAAGGCCTTTCTCTAGTGTGAAATTTCTGGCTGCTAAACAAGTGTAACAGATGCAGCTAAAGGGCCACCAAAGATGTAGCATTCATGAGGCCCTTCGCCAGTGTGAACTTTCTGGTGCCGAACAAGATGGGAGCTTCTGCTataggctttcccacattcactgcacacgtaaggcttctctccagtgtgaacCCTCTGGTGAAGGATGAGGCTAGAGTTGCGGCTAAagaatttcccacattcactgcactcataaggcctcACTCCAGTGTGGACTTTCTTGTGCTGAACAAGGTGGGAGCTACTAAtgtaggctttcccacattcactacaCACATAAGGCCTTGCTCCACTGTGAACCCTCTGGTGTAGAGTGAGGCTGGAGTTGTGGCTAAAgcatttcccacattcactgcactcataaggcttcgctccagtgtgaattctctgatgcaCAATGAGGTTGTAGCTATGGCTAAAGAATTTTCCACATTcgctgcactcataaggcctttctccggTGTGGATTTTCCGGTGCTGTACAAGCGTGTCTTTACGGCTGAAGGCCTTTCCACACTcgctgcactcataaggccttgcTCCAGTGTGAATTATCTGGTGCTGAACAAGTGTGTCTTTGCAGCCAAAAGCCTTCCCACATTTGCCACACACATAAGACCTTGCTCCTGTGTGGACTCTCCTATGTTTAATGAGGCTGGAGTTATGGCTAAAGAATTTTCCACATTCTATGCATTCGTAAGGCCTTGCCCCAGTGTGAATTCTCCAGTGCTCAATAAGGTGAGAGCTTTGGCTAAagaatttcccacattcactgcactcataaggcctttctccagtgtgaattctctggtGCTGCACAAGGTGGGAGCTTCTGCTGTaggcttttccacattcactGCAGTCATAAgacctttctccagtgtgaactctctGGTGCTGAACAAGCGTGTTTTTGCggctaaaagcttttccacattcgctgcactcataaggcctttctccggTGTGAATTCTCTGGTGCTGAACAAGGTGGGAGCTTCTGCTGTAAGCTTTTCCACATTCACTGCATGTATACTGTCGTTTTCCAGTGTGAaatttctggtgggtttttaggTGAGACAGGTGAATGAAGGCCTTTCCACACTCCTTACACACATGTGATATTTCTCCACTATCAATTTTATTGTGATGAATAAGAGCCGATTTCTCCTTGGACAGATTTCCACATGGTAGGCACCTAAAAGCTCGCAATTCAGCCTGAGTTATCTGGTTGTCAAGGAGAGTGAAGGTGTTCAGGAAGGCTTTCCCATTGTCACTGCAATTGAGAAGCATCAGTTCATCATGGTCTCCCTGGTGTCGCCCGAGTCTGGAGCTTTGTGGAAAAGGCTCCACGAACTCAGTCCTTCTGCATGGACTCATTCCACTGTGAGTACTTCGGTGCTGGAAGAGGCCAGAGCTATCCGGCAAGtccatcccttcctccctgcaAGTAAAAGGTCTCCCTAACATGTGGACAGCACAGCTCTTCACAAGTGAGGCCCCATCATCATCCCTTCTGACGGGATTCTTCCCACTATATTGCTTCTGATGCTGATAAAAGTTTTCACTGAACAGGAATCCTCGCCCACAGGGGTCACATGTGTACCGTTTCTGTGCAGGGCATGATCCCTGGTGTTCAGCCAGGTGCAAAATGTCTTTCAAGAGTGGGTCACATATCTCACATGGGTGGGCTTTCTGGATAAATGGATATGACTCAGGAGTCCTGACCTCTGACACTCCTACAAAAAAGCTCTGCTCAGAAGGGGACTCCTCATTGTCTGATTCACACCAACAACCTGAAAGCAAAGAAATGCTAGTGAAGGACATGTTGACTTTGGTAAGAAGCAGCAACTCCatcacatatgtatgtgtgaCACACCAATGAA
Proteins encoded in this region:
- the LOC133078530 gene encoding zinc finger protein 304-like, which codes for MAAAAFMDRAQGCVTFEDAFVYFSREEWELLEESQRLLYRDVMLENFALVASLGCWCESDNEESPSEQSFFVGVSEVRTPESYPFIQKAHPCEICDPLLKDILHLAEHQGSCPAQKRYTCDPCGRGFLFSENFYQHQKQYSGKNPVRRDDDGASLVKSCAVHMLGRPFTCREEGMDLPDSSGLFQHRSTHSGMSPCRRTEFVEPFPQSSRLGRHQGDHDELMLLNCSDNGKAFLNTFTLLDNQITQAELRAFRCLPCGNLSKEKSALIHHNKIDSGEISHVCKECGKAFIHLSHLKTHQKFHTGKRQYTCSECGKAYSRSSHLVQHQRIHTGERPYECSECGKAFSRKNTLVQHQRVHTGERSYDCSECGKAYSRSSHLVQHQRIHTGERPYECSECGKFFSQSSHLIEHWRIHTGARPYECIECGKFFSHNSSLIKHRRVHTGARSYVCGKCGKAFGCKDTLVQHQIIHTGARPYECSECGKAFSRKDTLVQHRKIHTGERPYECSECGKFFSHSYNLIVHQRIHTGAKPYECSECGKCFSHNSSLTLHQRVHSGARPYVCSECGKAYISSSHLVQHKKVHTGVRPYECSECGKFFSRNSSLILHQRVHTGEKPYVCSECGKAYSRSSHLVRHQKVHTGEGPHECYIFGGPLAASVTLV